The genome window TATTTTATCGTAGATTATAAGTTATCTTAATGAAGTTAAGTTCATTTTATTTTTATAAAAACCTAACAATAAGAGACTAACAGCAAAGTTATAAACTTTGTTGTTAGTCTCTTAGATAATAAATACTGATTGATATTACAAAATTATGCTTTTAATTTTTTAATAATTTCTCTATTGAAATCATCTAAGTCATCTGGGACACGACTCGTTACAATATTGTTATCTATTACAACTGATTCGTCAACAACGTGTGCACCAGCATTAGATAAATCTTTACGTACATTGATAACACCAGTTATTGTGCGGCCCTTTAAATCATCAGTATCAACTAGTAAAAGTGGACCATGACAAATCGCAAATGTAGGTACATCATTTTGAGTAAAATACTTAGTAAATGTACCATAGCGACCTTCTTCATCACCACGTAAATGATCGGGTGAGAATCCGCCAGGAATTAATAATGCATCATAATTTTCTGGTTTCGCATCTGCAATGCTAACATCTACAGTTACTTTCTCCCCATGCTTACCAACAAGTTCATGTTTTGCTGTATCTCCAATAACTTCAGTCTCGAATCCAGCATTTTCTAATGCTTCTTTTGGACTGGTTAATTCTATATCTTCAAATTCATCTGCTAAAATGATTGCTACTTTTTTAGTCATAATACAACCTATCTTTCAATTATATTTTAAAACCTAAGTACTATATACACTAGAAAAAGGAAGTTTAAACATAAAATGTTTTCTAATTTTTTCACCAACTACATGTGCATTTTTATCTATTTAGTTTAATCTTATTTAATATTAATTGTAACTGATTATGCATTTGTATGGGCATCTACA of Staphylococcus succinus contains these proteins:
- a CDS encoding type 1 glutamine amidotransferase domain-containing protein, producing MTKKVAIILADEFEDIELTSPKEALENAGFETEVIGDTAKHELVGKHGEKVTVDVSIADAKPENYDALLIPGGFSPDHLRGDEEGRYGTFTKYFTQNDVPTFAICHGPLLLVDTDDLKGRTITGVINVRKDLSNAGAHVVDESVVIDNNIVTSRVPDDLDDFNREIIKKLKA